In a single window of the Antedon mediterranea chromosome 1, ecAntMedi1.1, whole genome shotgun sequence genome:
- the LOC140039627 gene encoding ATPase inhibitor mai-2, mitochondrial-like, whose protein sequence is MALFRAAIGLRLSRTFNIAVTQTCGMAGGEMGSGAGKGGGSGGSIRDAGGSFGKMESAHEEQYFRKLQALQLKQLKEHHDEEIDAHEKEIRRHNEAIERLKKKKDQIDDGSDSD, encoded by the exons ATGGCTCTTTTCAGAGCAGCTATTGGACTACGCCTCTCAAGAACTTTTAATATTGCTGT aACACAGACTTGTGGAATGGCAGGAGGAGAAATGGGCAGTGGTGCTGGAAag gGTGGTGGATCTGGAGGCTCAATCAGAGACGCTGGGGGTTCTTTCGGCAAGATGGAGTCTGCACATGAAGAGCAATACTTTAGAAAATTA cAAGCTCTTCAGTTGAAACAACTAAAGGAACATCATGATGAAGAAATTGACGCTCACGAGAAAGAAATCCGTCGTCATAACGAAGCAATTGAACGACTAAAAAAGAAAAAGGATCAGATAGATGATGGAAGTGACAGTGATTAA
- the LOC140063749 gene encoding tRNA-splicing endonuclease subunit Sen2-like isoform X1 — protein MFAQLSQPRRKKRAPTSEESPLPVPIASITNKPASNERWFYYNATLKDGSVYVVQEGDIHFLYKMGFFGKGMLSRGKPQHARFTSSFQGINRKNLPPSERHFQQQRFKTVRKQRYERHLAWYKQLVKRKQTQTNIEQTDGNLEDDTDKCEGYMLEAEEEQKKPGKHPVQEDSSSVISSSSSSGEEDDADDSVISENTKIPTKPLNVDSESKLGEVKAVKKLKTSVKKEDPYKVYEYLQLSLEEAFFLSYGLGCLALKNDKEESMNLTDMWKEFCNQQPTTFLGNYIAYHYYRSKGWVPKLGVKFGAEFILYKKGPPFYHASYSVIIKMVDQRSLESIDGPKERWSRWAGLNRVTETVAKEVLFCYIIKPTTLTDEELMSPKCISSYTIHEVVMKRIVPSRERTNPQLPPEIS, from the exons ATGTTTGCACAGCTCAGTCAACCAAGAAGAAAAAAGAGAGCTCCAACTTCTGAAGAGTCTCCGTTGCCAGTTCCGATAGCGTCCATCACCAACAAGCCAGCTTCAAATGAACGATGGTTCTACTATAATGCTACCCTGAAAGATGGTAGTGTTTATGTTGTCCAGGAGGGCGATATCCACTTTCTATACAAGATG GGTTTTTTTGGGAAGGGTATGCTTTCACGTGGTAAGCCACAACATGCAAGGTTCACTTCATCATTTCAAGGAATCAACAGGAAGAATT TACCACCAAGTGAAAGACATTTCCAACAGCAACGATTCAAGACTGTTAGAAAACAAAG atatgagAGGCATTTAGCATGGTACAAGCAACTAGTTAAGAGGAAACAAACGCAAACAAACATTGAACAAACAGATGGCAATTTAGAAGACGACACAGACAAATGTGAAGGTTATATGTTGGAGGCTGAAGAGGAACAAAAAAAGCCTGGAAAACATCCAGTTCAAGAAGATTCATCATCagttatatcatcatcatcatcatctgggGAGGAGGATGATGCTGATGATAGTGTGATAagtgaaaatacaaaaatacctACAAAACCATTGAATGTTGATAGTGAGTCAAAGCTGGGTGAAGTCAAGGCAGTAAAA aAACTTAAAACAAGTGTGAAAAAGGAAGATCCATACAAAGTGTATGAATACCTACAACTAAGTCTTGAAGAG GCATTTTTCCTGTCATATGGTCTCGGATGTTTGGCACTTAAAAATGACAAAGag GAGTCGATGAACTTGACGGATATGTGGAAAGAATTTTGTAATCAGCAACCAACTACATTCCTTGGCAACTACATCGCATATCATTATTACAGAAGTAAGGGCTGGGTGCCTAAGTTGGGCGTTAAGTTTGGAGCTGAATTCA TTTTGTATAAAAAAGGACCTCCATTTTACCATGCATCATATTCTGTGATTATCAAAATGGTTGATCAAAGGTCACTTGAGTCGATAGATGGTCCAAAGGAGAGATGGTCAAGATGGGCGGGATTAAACAGGGTCACTGAGACTGTTGCCAAG gaagtattattttgttatattatcaAACCAACAACATTAACAGATGAAGAATTGATGTCTCCAAAATGCATAAGCAGTTACACCATTCATGAGGTGGTTATGAAGAGAATAGTGCCCTCTAGAGAACGAACAAATCCCCAGCTGCCACCAGAAATCTCCTGA
- the LOC140063749 gene encoding uncharacterized protein isoform X2, whose amino-acid sequence MVVFMLSRRAISTFYTRWVFLGRVCFHVVSHNMQGSLHHFKESTGRIVVPPSERHFQQQRFKTVRKQRYERHLAWYKQLVKRKQTQTNIEQTDGNLEDDTDKCEGYMLEAEEEQKKPGKHPVQEDSSSVISSSSSSGEEDDADDSVISENTKIPTKPLNVDSESKLGEVKAVKKLKTSVKKEDPYKVYEYLQLSLEEAFFLSYGLGCLALKNDKEESMNLTDMWKEFCNQQPTTFLGNYIAYHYYRSKGWVPKLGVKFGAEFILYKKGPPFYHASYSVIIKMVDQRSLESIDGPKERWSRWAGLNRVTETVAKEVLFCYIIKPTTLTDEELMSPKCISSYTIHEVVMKRIVPSRERTNPQLPPEIS is encoded by the exons ATGGTAGTGTTTATGTTGTCCAGGAGGGCGATATCCACTTTCTATACAAGATG GGTTTTTTTGGGAAGGGTATGCTTTCACGTGGTAAGCCACAACATGCAAGGTTCACTTCATCATTTCAAGGAATCAACAGGAAGAATTGTAG TACCACCAAGTGAAAGACATTTCCAACAGCAACGATTCAAGACTGTTAGAAAACAAAG atatgagAGGCATTTAGCATGGTACAAGCAACTAGTTAAGAGGAAACAAACGCAAACAAACATTGAACAAACAGATGGCAATTTAGAAGACGACACAGACAAATGTGAAGGTTATATGTTGGAGGCTGAAGAGGAACAAAAAAAGCCTGGAAAACATCCAGTTCAAGAAGATTCATCATCagttatatcatcatcatcatcatctgggGAGGAGGATGATGCTGATGATAGTGTGATAagtgaaaatacaaaaatacctACAAAACCATTGAATGTTGATAGTGAGTCAAAGCTGGGTGAAGTCAAGGCAGTAAAA aAACTTAAAACAAGTGTGAAAAAGGAAGATCCATACAAAGTGTATGAATACCTACAACTAAGTCTTGAAGAG GCATTTTTCCTGTCATATGGTCTCGGATGTTTGGCACTTAAAAATGACAAAGag GAGTCGATGAACTTGACGGATATGTGGAAAGAATTTTGTAATCAGCAACCAACTACATTCCTTGGCAACTACATCGCATATCATTATTACAGAAGTAAGGGCTGGGTGCCTAAGTTGGGCGTTAAGTTTGGAGCTGAATTCA TTTTGTATAAAAAAGGACCTCCATTTTACCATGCATCATATTCTGTGATTATCAAAATGGTTGATCAAAGGTCACTTGAGTCGATAGATGGTCCAAAGGAGAGATGGTCAAGATGGGCGGGATTAAACAGGGTCACTGAGACTGTTGCCAAG gaagtattattttgttatattatcaAACCAACAACATTAACAGATGAAGAATTGATGTCTCCAAAATGCATAAGCAGTTACACCATTCATGAGGTGGTTATGAAGAGAATAGTGCCCTCTAGAGAACGAACAAATCCCCAGCTGCCACCAGAAATCTCCTGA